From the genome of Faecalibacterium prausnitzii:
CCGAGACGGTCTACACCAACTACGTCGTCGAGCGGAACCGTCTGCTGGGCGTTGTGTCTGCCCGCAGCCTGCTGCTGGCAGACCCCCAGACCCCCATTGCCGACATCATGGACGACAACGTCGTTGCCGTGAAGGTCACGGACGATCAGGAGTATGTGGCCCGTGAGATGCAGCGCTACGACTTCACGGCCATGCCGGTCCTGGACAACGAGGGCATGTTCGTCGGCATCATCACCATCGACGATGCAATCGACGTTCTGACCGACGAGTCCACCGAGGATATGCAGAAGATGGCGGCCATTCTGCCGGATGACGATGCAACGACTTATTTCGGCACCAGCGTCTGGACCCACGCCAAGCAGCGCATCCCCTGGCTGCTCATCCTGATGCTGTCGGCCACCTTCACCGGCATGGTCACCACCCACTACGAGGAAGCCTTCGTCAGCCTGCCCCTGCTGGTCTCCTTCATGCCCATGCTGATGGACACCGCCGGCAACTGCGGCAACCAGATCAGCACTCTGATGGTCCGCGGTCTGGCGCTGGGTGAGGTGGAACCGGCCGACTTCCTCCGCGTTCTGGGCAAGGAGATCCGCGTCTCTGCCATCGTGGGCGCGGTGCTGGGCATCGTGAACGGCCTGCGCATCTATCTGATGTACACCTTCCTCTTCCCCGGCCAGTACGAAAATGTCATCGGTTACGCCATCGTGGTCAGTGTATCGCTCTTCTTCAGCGTCATCCTGGCCAAGCTGGTGGGCGGTATGCTGCCGCTGGCTGCCAAGAAGCTGGGTGCCGACCCGGCCATCATGGCAACGCCGTTTATCACCACCATCGTCGATGCGTGCAGCCTGATCCTGTACTTCCAGATCGCGCAGATCGTGTTCCGGAATATGATGTGAGAAAACTTGAAGAGCGGCTGCATCTGCCGGGACTCCGCAGATGCAGCCGCTCTTTTTCTGTGGAAAAGTCGGGTTTTCCAACGGTTTTCAACACGAAGAAAATCCGCCCCATCCGATGTGGAAAACTTGACCGCCCTGCATTCCAGCGGGGAGAAAGCACTTTACAGCTGGGAAGAGCCGGTGAAAAAAGAAAAGAAAACGGCTCGACTTTCTTTTGGAAAAAAGAAAAAGCTCCCGCATTTCTCCCCAGAAACCACCATGGAAAATGCCGGGAAATACTTCACGTATAAAAACCAAACGGTGGAGTAGTGGAAAACTCGGTGGAAAAAGTGGAAAACATCGTGGGAAACTGGCCCTCTTTTTCACAAATTCAGTGGAAAACCCGGTGGAAAAAGTGGATAAGTCCATTTGGAAGGCACAAAAATGGATACAACCGGCTGTTTTAGCAGAAGGCGGCAGCGACAGCCAGCCGCCTTTTGTTCACAGGGATTTTCTTGAATGGCCCTGCCAAACATGATACAATGAGAAAAACAGCGGCCCCCAAGCCGGGGCCGGAATCTTACGAGCATGGAGGCGTTCCCCTATGAACTGGCTAACCAAACTGGAGCGGAAGTATGGCCGCATCTGCATCCCGAACCTCATCTCGATCCTGGTGGGTGCACAGGTCCTGGTCTATGCTGTGGAACTGTTCGTCAATCAGTATGTCTCGCTTTATCTGAGCCTGAGCCGCACGGCCCTGCTGATGGGGCAGGTCTGGCGGGTCATCACCTTTGTGTTCGTGCCGTTTTCGGGCGGCGGGCCGCTCAGCGTCATCCTGGGCATCTACTTCACCTGGTTCATCGGGAGCGCACTGGAAAAAGAGTGGGGCGACTTCCGCTTCAATCTGTATCTCCTGCTGGGCATGGTGGGCGCAGTGGCGGCCTGCCTGCTGACGGGCTATGCCGATACCTACTGCCTGTCGCTCTCGCTCCTGCTGGCCTTTGCGATGCTGTATCCGGAGGTGCAGGTGCTCCTCTTCTTCGTCATCCCCATCCGGGTCAAGTACTTCGGCTGGTTTGCGGCGGCGCTGTGGGCGCTCAGCTTTCTGGGGTCCGGCATGATGGGAAAACTGAACTATCTGCTCTGTATGCTGAACTTCGTCGTCTTCTTCGGCCCGCAGGCCTGGCGCAGTGTCCGTGCCTGGGTCCGCCGGGAGCAATGGAAACGGAAGAACCGCCGCTGAGTGCGGGAGAAAACAGGAAAGACAGAGGACAGCATGTTAGAACGCATTGCGGGAAATGAAGAACTGAAGTCCAGCATCCGCCGGATGCTGGAGGGCCGGCGTCTGACTCACAGCGTCCTGCTGGTGGGCGAAGCGGGCCTGGGAGCCGGTTTTGCGGCCCGCTGTGTGGCGGCGGATTACCTCTACCCCCAGGGCGGTGCGCCCGCAGAAGCGCTCCTGCGGGGCGAATGCTGCCGCGCGGTGGCCAAGGCGGGCAAACGGGACAGCGGCCAGATCGAGACCGGCATCGTGCGGGAGGCCATTTCCGTCACCGGCATGGGGTCCGGTGGGCGGTATCTGGTCGGTCAGGTCACGGCCATGCGGTCGGAGATCTTCAACACCAGCCTTTCGGCAGAGGGCCGTGCCGTCCTGCTCTACCATGTGGAGCGGATGAA
Proteins encoded in this window:
- the mgtE gene encoding magnesium transporter codes for the protein MELEEKKSAAPEASLPVPELPADIPAEVRRKLAEDLNEEATEDLKQDVRDAEEEEARDEEVKANPEMLTKSRLLKMLVKKQYVKLREVTEEEQPADLAELLEELDENNRLVVFRLLKKEVATEAFAYMSDEARDDLVNAFSDVELVSAIEEMSLDDAADLLEDMPAGVVKRVLEKSSKQTRESLNKLLNYPESSAGSLMTPEYVRLRKEMNVSDALAAIRRQGENAETVYTNYVVERNRLLGVVSARSLLLADPQTPIADIMDDNVVAVKVTDDQEYVAREMQRYDFTAMPVLDNEGMFVGIITIDDAIDVLTDESTEDMQKMAAILPDDDATTYFGTSVWTHAKQRIPWLLILMLSATFTGMVTTHYEEAFVSLPLLVSFMPMLMDTAGNCGNQISTLMVRGLALGEVEPADFLRVLGKEIRVSAIVGAVLGIVNGLRIYLMYTFLFPGQYENVIGYAIVVSVSLFFSVILAKLVGGMLPLAAKKLGADPAIMATPFITTIVDACSLILYFQIAQIVFRNMM
- a CDS encoding rhomboid family intramembrane serine protease, encoding MNWLTKLERKYGRICIPNLISILVGAQVLVYAVELFVNQYVSLYLSLSRTALLMGQVWRVITFVFVPFSGGGPLSVILGIYFTWFIGSALEKEWGDFRFNLYLLLGMVGAVAACLLTGYADTYCLSLSLLLAFAMLYPEVQVLLFFVIPIRVKYFGWFAAALWALSFLGSGMMGKLNYLLCMLNFVVFFGPQAWRSVRAWVRREQWKRKNRR